The following coding sequences are from one Wenzhouxiangella sp. AB-CW3 window:
- the glnD gene encoding [protein-PII] uridylyltransferase yields the protein MTERLSAVPATRDCLDMAALAELAADPSVLAGALGAMRRDADRELERAFAAETDIRELVHARAWVMEQLILAAWERLAPVNGDLELCAVGGFGRGELHPHSDVDLLILRPDSNDLDESALERFIQVLWDAGLHPGQSVRTVPECVAEAAGDVGVATNLMESRLLAGNGVLFEAMRKATDAPALWPAAEFFSAKSQEQEERHAQFEDTIYNLEPNLKEGPGGLRDMQMIAWVTRRHFGTSTLHGLVEHEFLSEREHEDLVAGRDYLWRLRWALHEQAGRAEERLLFEHQRRLAERFGYGDCTESNQPVEQFMQGYYRHVMQLARLNERLLQAFEEELLVGRRHLPSADIDEHFRLQHGYLELKDPHAFVLEPRLIMRMFLVLSDHPELRGVRANTIRLVRDHLYLIDENYRNDPEVLDMFLTLLRKPRKVYSQLARMNRYGVLAALLPEYAQITGRMQFDLFHVYTVDQHTLFVIRNLRRFAYAKHPDRFAHAIEIFQRIEWPEVLYLAALFHDIAKGRGGDHSELGAEDASRFVARLDMPDEDRELVVWLVREHLLMSRTSQREDISDPEVVNRFADTVASRRRLDHLFVLTVADIAATSPKLWNSWKDSLLWELYVGAVEALERDQPVDRQTSLDETRAEAESMLLERGAARPGIDDCWKQLPDRAFLRLDPEQLVWTTERVLATTALPQVACRRHQDKGISEVFVHAEDFPGLFAVVARELDRMQLNVLAARVITTRDGKSWDLFQVMDANGQPLNDSDAGRLEHSLIEQLAAKRVRPLPPRPVPRRLQPFMGKAEIDLRKSDGMTELEIAATDRPGLLSAIAEALVACGARLHDARIATFGQRVEDMFTISDADGAALNNEACQTLEKELRQRLDVG from the coding sequence GTGACCGAACGACTGAGCGCAGTTCCGGCCACCCGCGACTGCCTCGACATGGCAGCGCTGGCCGAATTGGCAGCCGACCCGAGTGTGCTGGCCGGCGCACTGGGTGCCATGCGTCGCGATGCCGATCGGGAGCTCGAGCGGGCGTTCGCCGCCGAAACCGACATCCGCGAACTTGTCCATGCACGGGCCTGGGTCATGGAGCAGCTGATCCTGGCTGCCTGGGAGCGACTGGCACCGGTCAATGGCGACCTCGAGCTCTGTGCTGTCGGTGGTTTTGGTCGTGGTGAGCTGCACCCGCACTCGGATGTCGATTTGCTTATTCTCAGGCCCGACAGCAACGATCTCGACGAATCGGCCCTTGAGCGCTTTATCCAGGTGCTGTGGGATGCCGGCCTGCATCCGGGCCAGAGCGTGAGAACGGTACCCGAATGCGTGGCCGAGGCGGCCGGGGATGTCGGCGTGGCCACCAATCTCATGGAATCGCGCCTTCTGGCCGGTAACGGCGTGCTGTTCGAAGCCATGCGCAAGGCCACCGATGCGCCGGCATTGTGGCCGGCCGCGGAATTCTTCAGTGCCAAAAGCCAGGAACAGGAAGAGCGCCATGCCCAGTTCGAGGACACCATCTACAACCTCGAGCCCAACCTGAAGGAAGGCCCGGGCGGGTTGCGCGACATGCAGATGATTGCCTGGGTGACCCGACGCCATTTCGGTACCTCCACCCTGCACGGGCTGGTCGAGCACGAGTTTCTGAGTGAGCGCGAGCACGAAGACCTGGTGGCCGGGCGCGACTATCTCTGGCGCCTGCGCTGGGCGCTGCACGAGCAGGCCGGCCGCGCCGAGGAACGCCTGCTGTTCGAGCATCAACGCCGCCTGGCCGAGCGCTTCGGATACGGCGATTGCACCGAGTCCAACCAGCCGGTCGAGCAGTTCATGCAGGGCTATTACCGGCACGTGATGCAGTTGGCCCGACTGAATGAACGCCTGCTGCAGGCCTTCGAGGAAGAACTGCTGGTGGGTCGGCGCCATCTGCCCTCGGCCGATATCGACGAGCACTTTCGCCTGCAACACGGCTACCTGGAGTTGAAGGACCCGCACGCCTTCGTGCTCGAGCCTCGCCTGATCATGCGCATGTTCCTGGTGCTGTCCGATCACCCCGAGCTGCGCGGGGTGCGGGCGAATACCATCCGGCTGGTACGTGACCATCTCTACCTGATCGACGAGAATTACCGCAACGATCCCGAAGTGCTGGACATGTTCCTGACCCTGTTGCGCAAACCGCGCAAGGTCTACAGCCAGCTGGCCAGAATGAACCGCTACGGGGTACTGGCCGCGCTCCTGCCCGAGTACGCGCAGATCACCGGGCGCATGCAGTTCGATCTGTTCCATGTCTACACGGTCGATCAGCACACGTTGTTCGTCATCCGCAACCTGCGTCGCTTTGCCTACGCCAAGCACCCCGATCGCTTCGCTCACGCCATCGAGATTTTCCAGCGCATCGAGTGGCCGGAAGTGCTGTACCTGGCCGCACTGTTTCACGACATTGCCAAGGGCCGGGGCGGTGATCACTCCGAGCTGGGAGCCGAAGACGCAAGCCGCTTCGTCGCTCGCCTGGACATGCCGGACGAGGACCGCGAACTGGTCGTGTGGCTGGTGCGCGAACACCTGCTGATGTCGCGTACCAGCCAGCGCGAAGACATCTCTGATCCGGAAGTGGTCAATCGTTTTGCCGACACGGTGGCCAGCCGGCGCCGACTTGATCACCTGTTCGTGCTGACCGTGGCCGATATCGCCGCCACCAGCCCCAAGCTCTGGAACTCATGGAAGGACAGCCTGCTGTGGGAGCTCTACGTGGGTGCCGTCGAAGCCCTGGAGCGAGATCAGCCGGTCGACCGACAGACCAGTCTGGATGAAACCCGTGCCGAGGCCGAGTCGATGCTGCTCGAGCGTGGTGCCGCCCGGCCGGGTATCGATGACTGCTGGAAACAACTGCCCGACCGCGCATTTCTCCGGCTGGATCCGGAGCAACTGGTCTGGACCACCGAGCGGGTGCTGGCAACCACGGCACTGCCTCAGGTGGCCTGTCGGCGTCACCAGGACAAGGGTATCAGCGAGGTCTTTGTCCATGCCGAGGACTTCCCCGGCCTGTTCGCCGTGGTCGCCCGCGAGCTCGACCGCATGCAGCTCAACGTACTGGCCGCCCGGGTGATCACCACTCGCGACGGCAAGAGCTGGGACCTGTTTCAGGTCATGGATGCAAACGGTCAGCCGCTCAACGATTCCGATGCCGGCCGGCTTGAGCATTCGCTGATCGAGCAGTTGGCCGCCAAGCGGGTGCGCCCGCTGCCGCCACGGCCCGTGCCGCGCCGTCTGCAGCCGTTCATGGGCAAGGCCGAAATCGACCTGCGAAAAAGCGATGGCATGACCGAACTGGAAATTGCCGCCACCGACCGCCCAGGATTGCTGTCGGCCATCGCCGAAGCCCTGGTCGCCTGCGGCGCCCGCCTGCACGACGCCCGCATCGCCACCTTCGGCCAGCGCGTGGAAGACATGTTCACCATCAGCGACGCCGACGGCGCCGCACTGAACAATGAAGCTTGTCAGACACTGGAAAAGGAGCTGAGGCAGCGGTTGGATGTGGGATGA
- the map gene encoding type I methionyl aminopeptidase, with protein MDNRIHIKTPDQIEAMRVAGQQAASVLRMIREHVKVGVTTAELDRICHEFIVDELGAVPAPLNYRGFPKSICTSLNHVVCHGIPGDRKLKSGDILNIDITVIQDGWHGDTSKMFYVGEPSVKARRVCEVAHRALLTGIEMVRPGVTLGDIGHAIQTYAEGERCSVVREYCGHGIGRGFHEAPQVLHYGRPGEGVVLEPGMTFTIEPMVNLGKRHTRLLPDEWTVITRDRSLSAQWEHTMAVTDDGVDVLTRLPDDEL; from the coding sequence ATGGACAACCGGATTCACATCAAGACGCCCGACCAGATCGAGGCCATGCGCGTGGCAGGACAGCAGGCCGCCAGTGTATTGCGCATGATTCGCGAGCACGTGAAGGTTGGGGTCACCACCGCGGAGCTCGACCGGATCTGTCACGAATTCATCGTCGACGAACTCGGGGCCGTGCCGGCGCCGCTCAATTATCGCGGGTTTCCGAAATCGATCTGCACCTCGCTCAATCACGTGGTCTGTCACGGCATTCCGGGTGATCGCAAGCTAAAGAGCGGCGATATTCTCAATATTGACATCACCGTTATTCAGGATGGCTGGCATGGCGATACCTCGAAGATGTTCTACGTCGGCGAGCCCTCGGTAAAAGCGCGTCGGGTCTGCGAGGTGGCTCATCGCGCCCTGCTGACCGGCATAGAAATGGTGCGGCCCGGCGTGACCCTGGGTGATATCGGGCATGCCATACAGACCTATGCCGAAGGGGAACGCTGCTCGGTGGTGCGCGAATACTGCGGACACGGCATCGGTCGCGGCTTCCACGAAGCTCCCCAGGTGCTGCACTACGGCCGCCCCGGCGAAGGCGTGGTGCTTGAGCCGGGCATGACCTTCACCATCGAGCCCATGGTCAACCTGGGCAAACGCCATACACGCCTGCTGCCCGATGAATGGACGGTGATCACGCGGGATCGCAGCCTGTCGGCGCAGTGGGAACACACCATGGCCGTGACCGACGATGGTGTCGATGTGCTGACCCGGTTGCCCGACGACGAGCTGTGA
- the dapD gene encoding 2,3,4,5-tetrahydropyridine-2,6-dicarboxylate N-succinyltransferase — protein sequence MSKLKTAIEDAWDQRDQLRPDTAPDALRDTIDTCLQGLESGQLRVAEPTDEGWRVNQWLKQAILLHFRITANREMKGGVSNFFDKVDLRFADTLDSPADCGARVVPTATVRRGAHIGNDVVLMPSYVNIGAFVGGGSMVDTWATVGSCAQIGAGVHISGGAGIGGVLEPLQANPTIIEDGCFIGARSEVVEGVIVEKGAVIGMGVYLGQSTRIYNRATGEITTGRVPAGSVVVAGNLPAADGSHSLYAAIIVKQVDERTRAKTSVNELLRSV from the coding sequence ATGAGCAAACTGAAAACCGCCATCGAGGACGCCTGGGATCAGCGTGATCAGCTTCGGCCTGACACGGCACCGGACGCACTGCGGGACACGATCGATACCTGCCTTCAGGGGCTGGAAAGCGGCCAGTTGCGCGTGGCTGAGCCGACTGATGAGGGTTGGCGGGTCAATCAGTGGCTCAAGCAGGCCATTCTGCTGCATTTTCGCATCACCGCCAATCGCGAGATGAAGGGTGGGGTTAGCAACTTTTTCGACAAGGTTGACCTCCGATTTGCCGATACGTTGGATTCGCCGGCTGACTGCGGTGCCCGGGTGGTGCCGACAGCCACGGTCAGACGCGGTGCGCATATCGGCAACGATGTCGTCCTGATGCCCAGCTACGTCAATATCGGTGCGTTTGTGGGCGGCGGCAGCATGGTTGATACCTGGGCCACGGTTGGCTCCTGTGCCCAGATCGGGGCCGGTGTGCATATTTCCGGTGGTGCCGGCATTGGGGGCGTGCTCGAACCCCTGCAGGCCAACCCCACCATCATCGAGGACGGCTGCTTCATCGGTGCTCGCTCGGAAGTGGTCGAGGGCGTCATCGTCGAGAAGGGGGCCGTGATCGGGATGGGTGTTTATCTGGGTCAGTCGACCCGCATCTACAACCGTGCGACCGGCGAGATCACCACCGGCCGGGTCCCGGCCGGTTCAGTCGTGGTCGCCGGCAACCTCCCGGCCGCCGACGGCAGTCACAGCCTGTATGCGGCGATTATCGTGAAGCAGGTGGATGAGCGGACCCGGGCGAAGACCTCGGTGAACGAGTTGTTGCGTAGTGTTTGA